A stretch of Strix aluco isolate bStrAlu1 chromosome 16, bStrAlu1.hap1, whole genome shotgun sequence DNA encodes these proteins:
- the AGBL2 gene encoding cytosolic carboxypeptidase 2 isoform X3 codes for MRPSGHPPAHLGEGGLGGFDGGLFPEPYDSFMRSHLRYYGYFQGEPWLRRRGTPRCPPAPFGLQHCSPQGQKMGGQKTPAALAGPSEQHPDPGCLWGPGQELSRVHWNPSAAPPDLPGGLEPAPHQRTSAPSARHRGSPGEPRGLFALPLVRGPPPAPRWPIECEVIKETMEHIEWVPPEPEPFCQPAGPKQAPAPLGEELGTVVYHLRPAPRGFCFTRARVGGAPGPLSSPAAALEGPQDTTLLFESRFESGNLQKAVKVGPYEYVLTLRPDLYTAKHTQWFYFRVQNTRREPLYRFTIANLAKPKSLYGKGMRPLLYSQQDAQSRGIGWRRVGTDIRYYQGGGGGEEPAAFCLSWTTRFPHDGDTCFFAHSYPYTYSDLQRYLRALAGDPVRSQYCAVRALCRSLAGNTVYLLTITSPAGAAAAKRVVVLSARVHPGESGGSWAMRGFLDFLLSAHPDAWLLRRLFVFKVVPMLNPDGVVVGNSRCSLAGRDPNRAYGTALRGSFPGVWHLRAMVERVLAEREVVLYCDFHGHSRKNNVFMYGCDGGGAGLRLHQRVFPLMLSKNTPDKFSFPSCKFKVQKSKAGTGRVVMWRMGVSNSYTLEAAFGGSTLGEALPLARDAGVGGAGGRAVPALGCCRLFCCPLSPPGGRNSHFTVEDLKALGYHLCDTLLDFCDPDPAKFQQCLVEVDVLLRQRLGRELGSGSGWSNVSPSELESSTSGSDSSVSDGPPAPLHGPAQPVSPRVPPFSGQKGQSAREVRGVRGADAPAPFCHPAQLEQPRRKRLRSRRARNALRQTNTLCQSHASVPVSLGPPARSTLSQRGQSCRDTCPRCCPSGYNPSSVTLKPPVPGTRRGSSVAGEKPGAGCGVTFACAAGEGDGHHPAVVISQPDSGTSAASHCQSPLSTHHPRVTGDSSQDTAPGAEMGLLQQRREQPGGQAAAARRHRVRPRLTGPSRSWPSATAARCCACARD; via the exons ATGCGGCCCTCggggcacccccctgcccaccttggggaggggggactgggggggtttGACGGGGGGCTGTTCCCCGAGCCCTACGACAGCTTCATGCGCAGCCACCTGCGCTACTATGGCTACTTCCAAGGTGAGCCCTGGCTACGGCGACGTGGcaccccccggtgcccccccgccccctttgGGCTGCAGCACTGCTCTCCCCAAGGCCAGAAGATGGGGGGACAGAAGACCCCTGCGGCCCTGGCGGGCCCCTCCGAGCAGCACCCCGACCCCGGCTGCCTGTGGGGTCCTGGGCAGGAGTTGAGCC GAGTGCACTGGAACCCCTCTGCAGCCCCTCCTGATCTTCCTGGGGGGCTGGAGCCAGCCCCCCACCAGCGCACGTCGGCCCCCTCAGCGCGGCACCGTGGGTCCCCGGGAGAGCCACGGGGTCTCTTCGCCCTCCCCTTGGTGCGGGGCCCCCCACCCGCTCCCCGCTGGCCCATCGAGTGTGAGGTCATCAAGGAGACGATGGAGCACATTG AGTGGGTCCCTCCTGAACCAGAGCCCTTCTGCCAGCCTGCGGGCCCCAAGCAGGCCCCGGCCCCCCTTGGCGAGGAGCTGGGCACTGTCGTCTACCACCTCCGCCCAG CACCCCGAGGCTTCTGTTTCACCCGCGCTCGGGTTGGGGGGGCCCCGGGGCCCCTCTCCTCACCAGCAGCCGCCTTAGAGGGGCCCCAGGACACCACACTGCTCTTCGAATCGCGCTTCGAGAGCGGCAACCTCCAAAAAGCTGTCAAGGT GGGCCCCTACGAGTACGTGCTGACGCTGCGGCCGGACCTGTACACTGCCAAGCACACCCAATGGTTCTATTTCCGCGTCCAAAACACCCGGCGAGAACCTCTCTACCGCTTCACCATTGCCAACCTGGCGAAGCCCAAGAGCCTCTACGGCAAGGGCATGCGCCCACTGCTCTACTCCCAGCAGGACGCCCAGAGCCGCGGCATTGGCTGGCGCCGCGTCGGCACCGACATCCGCTACTACCAGGGTggtggtggcggggaggaacCGGCTGCCTTCTGCCTTTCCTGGACAACACGTTTCCCCCACGACGGCGATACCTGCTTCTTTGCTCACTCCTACCCCTACACCTACTCCGACCTGCAGCGCTACCTGCGGGCACTGGCGGGCGACCCGGTGCGCTCGCAGTACTGTGCGGTGCGGGCGCTGTGCCGCAGCTTGGCCGGCAACACCGTCTACTTGCTGACCATCACCAGCCCGGCCGGCGCAGCGGCGGCCAAGCGGGTGGTGGTGCTGAGCGCCCGCGTGCACCCTGGGGAGAGCGGTGGCTCCTGGGCCATGCGGGGTTTCCTCGATTTCCTCCTCAGCGCCCACCCCGATGCCTGGCTCCTGCGCCGGCTCTTTGTCTTCAAGGTGGTGCCCATGCTCAACCCTGATGGGGTGGTGGTGGGCAACTCCCGCTGCTCCTTGGCTGGCCGTGACCCCAACAGGGCTTACGGCACGGCGCTCCGCGGCTCCTTCCCTGGCGTGTGGCACCTGCGGGCTATGGTCGAGAG GGTGCTGGCGGAGCGGGAGGTGGTGCTGTACTGCGACTTCCATGGGCACAGCCGGAAGAACAACGTCTTCATGTACGGCTGTGACGGCGGCGGGGCTGGACTGCGGCTGCACCAGCGCGTCTTCCCCCTGATGCTGAGCAAAAATACCCCTGACAAG TTCTCCTTCCCCAGTTGCAAGTTTAAGGTGCAGAAGAGCAAAGCGGGGACGGGCAGGGTCGTCATGTGGCGCATGGGCGTCTCCAACAGCTACACGCTGGAGGCAGCTTTCGGGGGCTCCACGCTGGGTGAGGCGCTGCCGCTGGCCAGGGATGCCGGTGTCGGGGGTGCTGGTGGGCGGGCAGTCCCCGCGTTGGGATGCTGCCGCTTGTTTTGTTGTCCCTTGTCCCCTCCAGGCGGGAGGAACTCGCACTTCACTGTGGAGGATCTCAAGGCACTGGGCTACCACCTCTGCGACACCCTGCTCGACTTCTGTGACCCCGATCCAGCCAAG TTCCAGCAGTGCCTGGTGGAGGTGGATGTGCTGCTGCGGCAGCGGCTAGGCCGGGAGCTGGGATCTGGCAGCGGCTGGAGCAATGTCTCCCCTTCGGAGCTTGAGTCCAG CACCAGCGGCTCCGACAGCTCCGTGTCCGACGGGCCCCCGGCTCCCCTCCACGGGCCAGCCCAGCCGGTGAGTCCCCGGGTGCCGCCATTTTCGGGGCAGAAGGGACAAAGCGCCAGGGAGGTGCGAGGTGTCAGGGGTGCAGACGCCCCGGCACCGTTTTGCCATCCGGCACAGCTGGAGCAACCGAGGAGGAAGCGGCTGCGGAGCCGGAGAGCGAGGAATGCCCTGCGCCAGACAAACACTCTCTGCCAGAGCCATGCCAGCGTCCCGGTGAGCCTGGGCCCACCAGCACGGTCCACCCTGTCTCAGAGGGGACAGTCCTGCAGGGACACTTGTCCCCGGTGCTGTCCTAGCGGGTATAACCCCTCTTCTGTGACCCTTAAGCCGCCTGTCCCTGGCACCCGGAGGGGAAGCAGCGTGGCAGGAGAGAAGCCTGGAGCTGGCTGTGGTGTGACCTTTGCCTGCGCAGCGGGAGAGGGAGATGGCCACCACCCCGCCGTGGTGATATCTCAGCCAGACAGTGGCACAAGTGCAGCGTCGCACTGCCAGTCACCGCTGAGCACCCACCACCCCCGTGTCACTGGTGATTCCTCGCAGGATACAGCCCCGGGAGCTGAAATGGGGCTGTTGCAGCAGCGGCGCGAGCAGCcgggagggcaggcagctgctgcccgtAGGCACAGGGTCCGGCCCCGCCTCACTGGCCCCAGCAGGTCCTGGCCATCCGCCACTGCCGCACGCTGCTGCGCCTGTGCTCGGGATTAA
- the AGBL2 gene encoding cytosolic carboxypeptidase 2 isoform X6 yields the protein MRPSGHPPAHLGEGGLGGFDGGLFPEPYDSFMRSHLRYYGYFQGEPWLRRRGTPRCPPAPFGLQHCSPQGQKMGGQKTPAALAGPSEQHPDPGCLWGPGQELSRVHWNPSAAPPDLPGGLEPAPHQRTSAPSARHRGSPGEPRGLFALPLVRGPPPAPRWPIECEVIKETMEHIEWVPPEPEPFCQPAGPKQAPAPLGEELGTVVYHLRPAPRGFCFTRARVGGAPGPLSSPAAALEGPQDTTLLFESRFESGNLQKAVKVGPYEYVLTLRPDLYTAKHTQWFYFRVQNTRREPLYRFTIANLAKPKSLYGKGMRPLLYSQQDAQSRGIGWRRVGTDIRYYQGGGGGEEPAAFCLSWTTRFPHDGDTCFFAHSYPYTYSDLQRYLRALAGDPVRSQYCAVRALCRSLAGNTVYLLTITSPAGAAAAKRVVVLSARVHPGESGGSWAMRGFLDFLLSAHPDAWLLRRLFVFKVVPMLNPDGVVVGNSRCSLAGRDPNRAYGTALRGSFPGVWHLRAMVERVLAEREVVLYCDFHGHSRKNNVFMYGCDGGGAGLRLHQRVFPLMLSKNTPDKFSFPSCKFKVQKSKAGTGRVVMWRMGVSNSYTLEAAFGGSTLGGRNSHFTVEDLKALGYHLCDTLLDFCDPDPAKFQQCLVEVDVLLRQRLGRELGSGSGWSNVSPSELESSTSGSDSSVSDGPPAPLHGPAQPVSPRVPPFSGQKGQSAREVRGVRGADAPAPFCHPAQLEQPRRKRLRSRRARNALRQTNTLCQSHASVPVSLGPPARSTLSQRGQSCRDTCPRCCPSGYNPSSVTLKPPVPGTRRGSSVAGEKPGAGCGVTFACAAGEGDGHHPAVVISQPDSGTSAASHCQSPLSTHHPRVTGDSSQDTAPGAEMGLLQQRREQPGGQAAAARRHRVRPRLTGPSRSWPSATAARCCACARD from the exons ATGCGGCCCTCggggcacccccctgcccaccttggggaggggggactgggggggtttGACGGGGGGCTGTTCCCCGAGCCCTACGACAGCTTCATGCGCAGCCACCTGCGCTACTATGGCTACTTCCAAGGTGAGCCCTGGCTACGGCGACGTGGcaccccccggtgcccccccgccccctttgGGCTGCAGCACTGCTCTCCCCAAGGCCAGAAGATGGGGGGACAGAAGACCCCTGCGGCCCTGGCGGGCCCCTCCGAGCAGCACCCCGACCCCGGCTGCCTGTGGGGTCCTGGGCAGGAGTTGAGCC GAGTGCACTGGAACCCCTCTGCAGCCCCTCCTGATCTTCCTGGGGGGCTGGAGCCAGCCCCCCACCAGCGCACGTCGGCCCCCTCAGCGCGGCACCGTGGGTCCCCGGGAGAGCCACGGGGTCTCTTCGCCCTCCCCTTGGTGCGGGGCCCCCCACCCGCTCCCCGCTGGCCCATCGAGTGTGAGGTCATCAAGGAGACGATGGAGCACATTG AGTGGGTCCCTCCTGAACCAGAGCCCTTCTGCCAGCCTGCGGGCCCCAAGCAGGCCCCGGCCCCCCTTGGCGAGGAGCTGGGCACTGTCGTCTACCACCTCCGCCCAG CACCCCGAGGCTTCTGTTTCACCCGCGCTCGGGTTGGGGGGGCCCCGGGGCCCCTCTCCTCACCAGCAGCCGCCTTAGAGGGGCCCCAGGACACCACACTGCTCTTCGAATCGCGCTTCGAGAGCGGCAACCTCCAAAAAGCTGTCAAGGT GGGCCCCTACGAGTACGTGCTGACGCTGCGGCCGGACCTGTACACTGCCAAGCACACCCAATGGTTCTATTTCCGCGTCCAAAACACCCGGCGAGAACCTCTCTACCGCTTCACCATTGCCAACCTGGCGAAGCCCAAGAGCCTCTACGGCAAGGGCATGCGCCCACTGCTCTACTCCCAGCAGGACGCCCAGAGCCGCGGCATTGGCTGGCGCCGCGTCGGCACCGACATCCGCTACTACCAGGGTggtggtggcggggaggaacCGGCTGCCTTCTGCCTTTCCTGGACAACACGTTTCCCCCACGACGGCGATACCTGCTTCTTTGCTCACTCCTACCCCTACACCTACTCCGACCTGCAGCGCTACCTGCGGGCACTGGCGGGCGACCCGGTGCGCTCGCAGTACTGTGCGGTGCGGGCGCTGTGCCGCAGCTTGGCCGGCAACACCGTCTACTTGCTGACCATCACCAGCCCGGCCGGCGCAGCGGCGGCCAAGCGGGTGGTGGTGCTGAGCGCCCGCGTGCACCCTGGGGAGAGCGGTGGCTCCTGGGCCATGCGGGGTTTCCTCGATTTCCTCCTCAGCGCCCACCCCGATGCCTGGCTCCTGCGCCGGCTCTTTGTCTTCAAGGTGGTGCCCATGCTCAACCCTGATGGGGTGGTGGTGGGCAACTCCCGCTGCTCCTTGGCTGGCCGTGACCCCAACAGGGCTTACGGCACGGCGCTCCGCGGCTCCTTCCCTGGCGTGTGGCACCTGCGGGCTATGGTCGAGAG GGTGCTGGCGGAGCGGGAGGTGGTGCTGTACTGCGACTTCCATGGGCACAGCCGGAAGAACAACGTCTTCATGTACGGCTGTGACGGCGGCGGGGCTGGACTGCGGCTGCACCAGCGCGTCTTCCCCCTGATGCTGAGCAAAAATACCCCTGACAAG TTCTCCTTCCCCAGTTGCAAGTTTAAGGTGCAGAAGAGCAAAGCGGGGACGGGCAGGGTCGTCATGTGGCGCATGGGCGTCTCCAACAGCTACACGCTGGAGGCAGCTTTCGGGGGCTCCACGCTGG GCGGGAGGAACTCGCACTTCACTGTGGAGGATCTCAAGGCACTGGGCTACCACCTCTGCGACACCCTGCTCGACTTCTGTGACCCCGATCCAGCCAAG TTCCAGCAGTGCCTGGTGGAGGTGGATGTGCTGCTGCGGCAGCGGCTAGGCCGGGAGCTGGGATCTGGCAGCGGCTGGAGCAATGTCTCCCCTTCGGAGCTTGAGTCCAG CACCAGCGGCTCCGACAGCTCCGTGTCCGACGGGCCCCCGGCTCCCCTCCACGGGCCAGCCCAGCCGGTGAGTCCCCGGGTGCCGCCATTTTCGGGGCAGAAGGGACAAAGCGCCAGGGAGGTGCGAGGTGTCAGGGGTGCAGACGCCCCGGCACCGTTTTGCCATCCGGCACAGCTGGAGCAACCGAGGAGGAAGCGGCTGCGGAGCCGGAGAGCGAGGAATGCCCTGCGCCAGACAAACACTCTCTGCCAGAGCCATGCCAGCGTCCCGGTGAGCCTGGGCCCACCAGCACGGTCCACCCTGTCTCAGAGGGGACAGTCCTGCAGGGACACTTGTCCCCGGTGCTGTCCTAGCGGGTATAACCCCTCTTCTGTGACCCTTAAGCCGCCTGTCCCTGGCACCCGGAGGGGAAGCAGCGTGGCAGGAGAGAAGCCTGGAGCTGGCTGTGGTGTGACCTTTGCCTGCGCAGCGGGAGAGGGAGATGGCCACCACCCCGCCGTGGTGATATCTCAGCCAGACAGTGGCACAAGTGCAGCGTCGCACTGCCAGTCACCGCTGAGCACCCACCACCCCCGTGTCACTGGTGATTCCTCGCAGGATACAGCCCCGGGAGCTGAAATGGGGCTGTTGCAGCAGCGGCGCGAGCAGCcgggagggcaggcagctgctgcccgtAGGCACAGGGTCCGGCCCCGCCTCACTGGCCCCAGCAGGTCCTGGCCATCCGCCACTGCCGCACGCTGCTGCGCCTGTGCTCGGGATTAA
- the AGBL2 gene encoding cytosolic carboxypeptidase 2 isoform X2 produces the protein MRPSGHPPAHLGEGGLGGFDGGLFPEPYDSFMRSHLRYYGYFQGQKMGGQKTPAALAGPSEQHPDPGCLWGPGQELSRVHWNPSAAPPDLPGGLEPAPHQRTSAPSARHRGSPGEPRGLFALPLVRGPPPAPRWPIECEVIKETMEHIEWVPPEPEPFCQPAGPKQAPAPLGEELGTVVYHLRPGSRERAAPLGAPLASPDPHHCPSGLPPAAPRGFCFTRARVGGAPGPLSSPAAALEGPQDTTLLFESRFESGNLQKAVKVGPYEYVLTLRPDLYTAKHTQWFYFRVQNTRREPLYRFTIANLAKPKSLYGKGMRPLLYSQQDAQSRGIGWRRVGTDIRYYQGGGGGEEPAAFCLSWTTRFPHDGDTCFFAHSYPYTYSDLQRYLRALAGDPVRSQYCAVRALCRSLAGNTVYLLTITSPAGAAAAKRVVVLSARVHPGESGGSWAMRGFLDFLLSAHPDAWLLRRLFVFKVVPMLNPDGVVVGNSRCSLAGRDPNRAYGTALRGSFPGVWHLRAMVERVLAEREVVLYCDFHGHSRKNNVFMYGCDGGGAGLRLHQRVFPLMLSKNTPDKFSFPSCKFKVQKSKAGTGRVVMWRMGVSNSYTLEAAFGGSTLGEALPLARDAGVGGAGGRAVPALGCCRLFCCPLSPPGGRNSHFTVEDLKALGYHLCDTLLDFCDPDPAKFQQCLVEVDVLLRQRLGRELGSGSGWSNVSPSELESSTSGSDSSVSDGPPAPLHGPAQPVSPRVPPFSGQKGQSAREVRGVRGADAPAPFCHPAQLEQPRRKRLRSRRARNALRQTNTLCQSHASVPVSLGPPARSTLSQRGQSCRDTCPRCCPSGYNPSSVTLKPPVPGTRRGSSVAGEKPGAGCGVTFACAAGEGDGHHPAVVISQPDSGTSAASHCQSPLSTHHPRVTGDSSQDTAPGAEMGLLQQRREQPGGQAAAARRHRVRPRLTGPSRSWPSATAARCCACARD, from the exons ATGCGGCCCTCggggcacccccctgcccaccttggggaggggggactgggggggtttGACGGGGGGCTGTTCCCCGAGCCCTACGACAGCTTCATGCGCAGCCACCTGCGCTACTATGGCTACTTCCAAG GCCAGAAGATGGGGGGACAGAAGACCCCTGCGGCCCTGGCGGGCCCCTCCGAGCAGCACCCCGACCCCGGCTGCCTGTGGGGTCCTGGGCAGGAGTTGAGCC GAGTGCACTGGAACCCCTCTGCAGCCCCTCCTGATCTTCCTGGGGGGCTGGAGCCAGCCCCCCACCAGCGCACGTCGGCCCCCTCAGCGCGGCACCGTGGGTCCCCGGGAGAGCCACGGGGTCTCTTCGCCCTCCCCTTGGTGCGGGGCCCCCCACCCGCTCCCCGCTGGCCCATCGAGTGTGAGGTCATCAAGGAGACGATGGAGCACATTG AGTGGGTCCCTCCTGAACCAGAGCCCTTCTGCCAGCCTGCGGGCCCCAAGCAGGCCCCGGCCCCCCTTGGCGAGGAGCTGGGCACTGTCGTCTACCACCTCCGCCCAGGtagcagggagcgggcagcacccctgggtgccccctTGGCCTCCCCAGACCCCCATCACTGTCCCTCTGGGCTTCCCCCCGCAGCACCCCGAGGCTTCTGTTTCACCCGCGCTCGGGTTGGGGGGGCCCCGGGGCCCCTCTCCTCACCAGCAGCCGCCTTAGAGGGGCCCCAGGACACCACACTGCTCTTCGAATCGCGCTTCGAGAGCGGCAACCTCCAAAAAGCTGTCAAGGT GGGCCCCTACGAGTACGTGCTGACGCTGCGGCCGGACCTGTACACTGCCAAGCACACCCAATGGTTCTATTTCCGCGTCCAAAACACCCGGCGAGAACCTCTCTACCGCTTCACCATTGCCAACCTGGCGAAGCCCAAGAGCCTCTACGGCAAGGGCATGCGCCCACTGCTCTACTCCCAGCAGGACGCCCAGAGCCGCGGCATTGGCTGGCGCCGCGTCGGCACCGACATCCGCTACTACCAGGGTggtggtggcggggaggaacCGGCTGCCTTCTGCCTTTCCTGGACAACACGTTTCCCCCACGACGGCGATACCTGCTTCTTTGCTCACTCCTACCCCTACACCTACTCCGACCTGCAGCGCTACCTGCGGGCACTGGCGGGCGACCCGGTGCGCTCGCAGTACTGTGCGGTGCGGGCGCTGTGCCGCAGCTTGGCCGGCAACACCGTCTACTTGCTGACCATCACCAGCCCGGCCGGCGCAGCGGCGGCCAAGCGGGTGGTGGTGCTGAGCGCCCGCGTGCACCCTGGGGAGAGCGGTGGCTCCTGGGCCATGCGGGGTTTCCTCGATTTCCTCCTCAGCGCCCACCCCGATGCCTGGCTCCTGCGCCGGCTCTTTGTCTTCAAGGTGGTGCCCATGCTCAACCCTGATGGGGTGGTGGTGGGCAACTCCCGCTGCTCCTTGGCTGGCCGTGACCCCAACAGGGCTTACGGCACGGCGCTCCGCGGCTCCTTCCCTGGCGTGTGGCACCTGCGGGCTATGGTCGAGAG GGTGCTGGCGGAGCGGGAGGTGGTGCTGTACTGCGACTTCCATGGGCACAGCCGGAAGAACAACGTCTTCATGTACGGCTGTGACGGCGGCGGGGCTGGACTGCGGCTGCACCAGCGCGTCTTCCCCCTGATGCTGAGCAAAAATACCCCTGACAAG TTCTCCTTCCCCAGTTGCAAGTTTAAGGTGCAGAAGAGCAAAGCGGGGACGGGCAGGGTCGTCATGTGGCGCATGGGCGTCTCCAACAGCTACACGCTGGAGGCAGCTTTCGGGGGCTCCACGCTGGGTGAGGCGCTGCCGCTGGCCAGGGATGCCGGTGTCGGGGGTGCTGGTGGGCGGGCAGTCCCCGCGTTGGGATGCTGCCGCTTGTTTTGTTGTCCCTTGTCCCCTCCAGGCGGGAGGAACTCGCACTTCACTGTGGAGGATCTCAAGGCACTGGGCTACCACCTCTGCGACACCCTGCTCGACTTCTGTGACCCCGATCCAGCCAAG TTCCAGCAGTGCCTGGTGGAGGTGGATGTGCTGCTGCGGCAGCGGCTAGGCCGGGAGCTGGGATCTGGCAGCGGCTGGAGCAATGTCTCCCCTTCGGAGCTTGAGTCCAG CACCAGCGGCTCCGACAGCTCCGTGTCCGACGGGCCCCCGGCTCCCCTCCACGGGCCAGCCCAGCCGGTGAGTCCCCGGGTGCCGCCATTTTCGGGGCAGAAGGGACAAAGCGCCAGGGAGGTGCGAGGTGTCAGGGGTGCAGACGCCCCGGCACCGTTTTGCCATCCGGCACAGCTGGAGCAACCGAGGAGGAAGCGGCTGCGGAGCCGGAGAGCGAGGAATGCCCTGCGCCAGACAAACACTCTCTGCCAGAGCCATGCCAGCGTCCCGGTGAGCCTGGGCCCACCAGCACGGTCCACCCTGTCTCAGAGGGGACAGTCCTGCAGGGACACTTGTCCCCGGTGCTGTCCTAGCGGGTATAACCCCTCTTCTGTGACCCTTAAGCCGCCTGTCCCTGGCACCCGGAGGGGAAGCAGCGTGGCAGGAGAGAAGCCTGGAGCTGGCTGTGGTGTGACCTTTGCCTGCGCAGCGGGAGAGGGAGATGGCCACCACCCCGCCGTGGTGATATCTCAGCCAGACAGTGGCACAAGTGCAGCGTCGCACTGCCAGTCACCGCTGAGCACCCACCACCCCCGTGTCACTGGTGATTCCTCGCAGGATACAGCCCCGGGAGCTGAAATGGGGCTGTTGCAGCAGCGGCGCGAGCAGCcgggagggcaggcagctgctgcccgtAGGCACAGGGTCCGGCCCCGCCTCACTGGCCCCAGCAGGTCCTGGCCATCCGCCACTGCCGCACGCTGCTGCGCCTGTGCTCGGGATTAA